The following proteins are co-located in the Rhizobium sp. NLR16a genome:
- a CDS encoding TRAP transporter substrate-binding protein, with translation MLTRLTKLALGLALPIALLASGPAMAEIREHSLKFAAANNKGHPQVMGMEKFAELVKEKSGGKIEVKLFPGGVLGGDVQTVSALQGGVIEMTVLNAGILASNVKQFGAVDLPFLFNSGEEADKVMDGAFGTDLMKLLPDTGLVGLGYWELGFRNLTNNRHPVTKLEDIKGLKIRTIQSPIPIELFNSLGANAVPLPYTELYTALETGTVDGQENPAANIINAKFFEVQKYMTITRHQYNPQIVLISKKFWDGLNDEEKAVFQSAATEARDYQRKVSREKDANAIAEIKKTGMEVAELSPEETQKLRDAVKPLIDKFTAEIGAETVTQLFKELDTVRGK, from the coding sequence ATGCTGACTAGATTGACGAAACTGGCTCTGGGGCTGGCCCTGCCGATTGCCCTCCTGGCAAGCGGCCCTGCCATGGCCGAAATTCGCGAACACAGCCTCAAATTCGCCGCCGCCAACAACAAAGGCCATCCCCAGGTCATGGGCATGGAGAAGTTCGCCGAACTGGTGAAGGAAAAGAGCGGCGGCAAGATCGAGGTCAAGCTGTTTCCGGGCGGCGTGCTCGGCGGCGACGTCCAGACCGTATCGGCGCTGCAGGGCGGCGTGATCGAGATGACGGTGCTCAACGCCGGTATTCTCGCCAGCAACGTCAAGCAGTTCGGCGCTGTCGACCTGCCCTTCCTCTTCAACAGCGGCGAAGAGGCCGACAAGGTGATGGACGGCGCCTTCGGCACTGACCTGATGAAGCTCCTGCCCGACACCGGCCTCGTCGGTCTCGGTTATTGGGAGCTCGGCTTCCGCAACCTCACCAACAACCGTCATCCCGTCACCAAGCTCGAGGATATCAAGGGCCTGAAGATCCGCACGATCCAGTCGCCGATCCCGATCGAACTCTTCAACAGCCTCGGGGCCAATGCCGTGCCGCTGCCCTATACGGAACTCTATACCGCGCTTGAGACCGGCACCGTCGACGGCCAGGAGAACCCAGCCGCCAACATCATAAACGCCAAGTTCTTCGAAGTGCAGAAGTACATGACGATTACCCGTCACCAGTACAATCCGCAGATCGTGCTCATCAGCAAGAAGTTCTGGGACGGCCTGAACGATGAGGAAAAGGCGGTCTTCCAGTCCGCCGCGACGGAAGCCCGCGACTATCAGCGCAAGGTGTCCAGGGAAAAGGATGCCAACGCGATCGCGGAAATCAAGAAGACCGGCATGGAAGTCGCCGAACTCAGCCCCGAAGAGACGCAGAAGCTGCGCGACGCCGTCAAACCGCTGATCGACAAGTTCACGGCTGAGATCGGCGCGGAGACCGTCACGCAGCTCTTCAAGGAACTCGACACGGTTCGCGGCAAGTAA
- a CDS encoding shikimate dehydrogenase, giving the protein MAETLLKPLKAGLIGSGIQASLTPAMHMEEGAAQGLDYDYELIDLIKLNASPADLPRLVADAEARGLAGLNITHPCKQLVIALLDELSPEARALGAVNTVVLKDNRRFGHNTDWWGFAESFRRGLPQADLSSAVQLGAGGAGVATAYAILTLGLNRLTVFDREHERAVDLAETMSPLFPDASITAGGDLEAAMKAASGLIHATPTGMAKYPGTPLPPELLERRHWVAEIVYFPLETELLRQARQRGCRTLDGGGMAVFQAVGAFRVITGREPNAGRMLAHFKTMTT; this is encoded by the coding sequence ATGGCCGAGACACTGCTGAAACCGCTGAAGGCCGGGCTGATCGGCTCCGGCATCCAGGCCTCGCTGACGCCTGCCATGCATATGGAGGAAGGTGCGGCCCAGGGGCTGGATTACGATTATGAGCTGATCGATCTCATCAAGCTGAACGCCTCGCCGGCCGATCTTCCGCGGCTGGTCGCGGATGCCGAAGCGCGCGGCCTTGCCGGCCTCAATATCACCCATCCCTGCAAGCAGCTCGTCATTGCGCTGCTCGACGAACTGTCGCCGGAAGCCCGGGCGCTCGGCGCCGTCAATACCGTCGTCCTGAAGGACAACAGGCGCTTCGGGCATAATACCGACTGGTGGGGCTTCGCCGAGAGTTTCCGGCGCGGACTGCCGCAGGCCGATCTTTCCTCGGCCGTGCAGCTCGGAGCAGGCGGAGCGGGTGTCGCAACCGCCTATGCGATCCTGACGCTCGGCCTGAATAGACTGACGGTCTTCGATCGCGAGCATGAGCGCGCCGTCGATCTGGCGGAAACGATGTCCCCGCTCTTTCCCGATGCGTCGATCACCGCCGGCGGCGACCTCGAGGCAGCGATGAAGGCGGCATCCGGCCTCATCCACGCGACGCCGACCGGCATGGCCAAATATCCCGGCACGCCGCTTCCGCCCGAACTCCTGGAAAGGCGGCATTGGGTTGCCGAAATCGTCTACTTCCCCCTGGAGACAGAGCTATTACGGCAAGCGAGGCAGCGCGGCTGCCGGACGCTTGATGGCGGCGGCATGGCGGTCTTTCAGGCGGTCGGCGCCTTTCGCGTGATTACCGGCAGGGAGCCGAATGCCGGTCGCATGCTTGCGCATTTCAAGACCATGACGACTTAA
- a CDS encoding sugar phosphate isomerase/epimerase and 4-hydroxyphenylpyruvate domain-containing protein, translating into MKTSIATVSLSGDLRDKLEAIAKAGFDGVEIFENDFLIFDESPKEVGRMVRDLGMEITLFQPFRDFEGMPEPLRSRTFDRAERKFDLMQEMGTDLVLVCSNVSPASLGGLDRAAADFRELGERAAKRGLRVGYEALAWGRHIHDHRDAWEIVRRADHPNIGLILDSFHTLSRKIDVNSIRSIPKEKIFIIQLADAPLIDMDLLYWSRHFRNMPGEGDLPVLDFMKAVAATGYDGYLSLEIFNDQFRGGSPNAIAVDGRRSLLYLGDQVKRQQPESALLVPSMPPRAAVEGVAFVEFTADEDEARELEALFASLGFRQAARHKTKRVAVFRQGAINLVINTEPKGFASASYAVHGTSAYAAGLMVDDAKAALQRALALGAERFEQSLDTGEIEMPAVRGVGGGVLYFLDRKTELGRIWEIEFDAVEDDAAPQPAGLQSIDHMAQTMKYEELLTWLLFYTSLVEAEKTPMVDIVDPSGIVRSQVVENSEGSLRITMNGAENRNTLAGRFIAETFGSGIQHLAFRTDDIFATAAALAGNGFVALAISPNYYDDLEARFGLDAEFADRLKANNILYDRDDAGEYFQLYSPTYGEGLFFEIVERRGYRGYGAANAIFRIAALRKHLRPAGLPRT; encoded by the coding sequence ATGAAGACATCGATTGCGACTGTTTCGCTGAGCGGCGACCTCCGCGACAAGCTGGAGGCGATCGCCAAGGCCGGTTTCGACGGGGTGGAGATCTTCGAGAATGATTTCCTGATTTTCGACGAAAGCCCGAAGGAGGTCGGCCGGATGGTGCGCGATCTCGGCATGGAGATCACGCTCTTTCAGCCGTTTCGTGATTTCGAAGGCATGCCGGAGCCGCTGCGCAGCCGCACCTTCGACCGGGCGGAGCGCAAGTTCGACCTCATGCAGGAAATGGGCACCGATCTCGTGCTGGTCTGCTCCAACGTCTCGCCGGCATCACTCGGCGGTCTCGACCGGGCCGCGGCGGATTTTCGTGAACTCGGCGAGCGCGCCGCCAAACGCGGCCTGCGCGTCGGCTATGAGGCGCTCGCCTGGGGCCGCCACATCCACGACCATCGCGATGCCTGGGAGATCGTCCGGCGGGCCGATCATCCCAATATCGGCCTGATCCTCGACAGCTTTCATACCCTCTCGCGCAAGATCGACGTCAATTCGATCCGGTCGATCCCGAAGGAAAAGATCTTCATCATCCAGCTTGCCGATGCGCCGCTGATCGACATGGACCTGCTCTATTGGAGCCGGCATTTCCGCAACATGCCGGGTGAAGGCGACCTGCCGGTGCTCGACTTCATGAAGGCTGTGGCGGCAACCGGCTATGACGGCTATCTCTCGCTGGAGATCTTCAACGACCAGTTCCGCGGCGGTTCGCCGAACGCGATTGCCGTCGACGGCCGCCGCTCGCTGCTCTACCTCGGCGACCAGGTGAAGCGCCAGCAGCCGGAGAGCGCACTGCTGGTGCCTTCAATGCCGCCGCGCGCTGCCGTCGAGGGCGTCGCTTTCGTCGAGTTCACCGCCGACGAGGACGAGGCGCGGGAACTCGAGGCGCTGTTTGCAAGCCTTGGTTTCCGGCAGGCGGCGAGACACAAGACCAAGCGAGTGGCGGTTTTCCGCCAGGGTGCCATCAATCTCGTGATCAACACCGAGCCAAAGGGCTTTGCCAGCGCCTCCTACGCCGTCCACGGGACTTCCGCCTACGCCGCGGGCTTGATGGTCGACGATGCCAAGGCAGCCTTGCAGCGCGCGCTCGCACTTGGCGCCGAACGGTTCGAACAATCGCTGGATACAGGCGAGATCGAAATGCCGGCGGTGCGCGGCGTGGGTGGCGGCGTCCTCTATTTCCTCGACCGCAAGACCGAGCTTGGCCGCATTTGGGAGATCGAATTCGATGCGGTCGAGGATGATGCCGCTCCGCAGCCGGCGGGGCTGCAATCGATCGATCATATGGCGCAGACGATGAAATATGAGGAACTGCTGACCTGGCTGCTGTTCTACACCTCGCTCGTCGAGGCTGAGAAGACACCGATGGTCGATATCGTCGATCCCTCCGGCATCGTCCGCAGTCAGGTGGTGGAGAACAGCGAAGGATCTTTGCGCATCACCATGAACGGGGCGGAAAACCGCAACACGCTCGCCGGCCGCTTCATCGCCGAGACCTTCGGCTCCGGCATCCAGCATCTTGCCTTCAGGACCGACGACATCTTCGCCACTGCCGCTGCCCTTGCCGGCAACGGCTTCGTTGCGCTGGCGATTTCGCCGAACTATTATGACGATCTCGAAGCGCGCTTCGGCCTCGACGCCGAATTTGCCGATCGCCTCAAGGCCAACAACATCCTCTACGACCGCGATGACGCCGGCGAATATTTTCAGCTCTATAGCCCCACCTATGGCGAGGGCCTGTTTTTCGAGATCGTCGAGCGGCGCGGTTATCGTGGTTATGGCGCTGCGAACGCCATTTTCAGAATTGCGGCGCTGAGGAAACATCTGAGACCGGCAGGCCTGCCCCGCACCTGA
- a CDS encoding LacI family DNA-binding transcriptional regulator yields MEDFSEFVGLSRPTVSKYFSDPMSVRQKTRETIEQALKKSGFRPNMFAVNLNRRRSNILGVIIPNSTDPFYMALTRRIEMIANETGFLAFVLSSDGKAEMEDRAIKTLKSMNVAGAIIAPLGVESHHATLDELGRSVPLIYVDSPLDETSSFVGTNNRQSFSLIVDYLCRSGEPPCYFGMPHVNTNALTRQTAYLEAMEQFRMAPSIVELADSKSWDFERFGFEEATRILTSGQGFPTRTVLCANDRVAFGVIAAAYQLGVKVGHGVNHDLRVAGHDDHPLSRYACPPITTVAQNYSEIGRLAIELLLDRLGEGEGPAAPAGRILLNAELMLRASA; encoded by the coding sequence ATGGAGGACTTTTCGGAGTTCGTCGGCCTGTCGCGTCCCACCGTCTCCAAATATTTCAGCGACCCGATGTCTGTGCGCCAGAAGACCCGGGAAACGATCGAACAGGCCCTGAAGAAATCGGGGTTCCGGCCCAATATGTTTGCCGTCAATCTCAACCGGCGGCGCAGCAACATTCTCGGCGTCATCATTCCCAATTCCACCGATCCCTTTTACATGGCGCTCACCCGCCGCATCGAGATGATCGCCAACGAGACGGGCTTCCTCGCCTTCGTCCTGTCGTCGGACGGCAAGGCCGAGATGGAGGATCGGGCAATCAAGACGCTGAAATCGATGAATGTCGCCGGCGCGATCATCGCGCCGCTCGGCGTCGAATCCCACCATGCGACGCTCGACGAACTCGGCCGCAGCGTGCCCCTCATCTATGTGGACTCGCCGCTCGACGAGACGTCCTCTTTCGTCGGCACTAACAATCGCCAGAGTTTCAGCCTCATCGTCGACTATCTCTGCCGCTCGGGCGAGCCGCCCTGTTATTTCGGCATGCCGCATGTCAACACCAACGCCCTGACGCGCCAGACGGCGTACCTGGAGGCGATGGAGCAGTTCCGCATGGCGCCCAGCATTGTCGAGCTTGCCGACAGCAAGAGCTGGGACTTCGAGCGCTTCGGCTTCGAGGAGGCGACCCGCATCCTGACGTCGGGCCAGGGCTTCCCGACGCGCACCGTGCTTTGCGCCAACGACCGCGTCGCCTTCGGCGTTATCGCCGCCGCTTACCAGCTGGGCGTCAAGGTCGGCCACGGCGTCAACCATGACCTGCGTGTCGCCGGACACGACGACCATCCACTGTCCCGATACGCCTGCCCCCCGATCACAACGGTCGCGCAGAACTATAGCGAGATCGGCCGGCTGGCGATCGAACTGCTGCTCGACAGGCTCGGCGAGGGGGAGGGGCCTGCCGCACCGGCGGGCCGCATTCTTCTCAATGCCGAACTGATGCTGCGGGCTTCAGCCTGA
- a CDS encoding zinc-dependent alcohol dehydrogenase family protein: protein MEAICYTEKGVAVTKALPLPELRPGHALVRVRAAGLCHTDIDVLHGRYGAGRFPLVPCHEYAGVVEAVAGDVCGLAVGARVVVDPNLPCGECPACRKGLTNLCRDLKAYGVTENGGFAEYSLVRTDHLYEIGDLDFNLAALAEPLACVLNGLNSAGLRAGPTGTETALVFGAGPIGLLLALSLKAEDVSSVTVADINEGRLAFAEKLGLGIAVSGSQALADRRRAFDFVADATGIARVVEGMIDFTADGGTILVFGVCAPDQRVSIAPFEIFRRQIRFAGSHSLNRNISEALAILKRDEGAMAALVSHRLPLGEVLPFITRKSVDPATMKVHFSID from the coding sequence ATGGAAGCCATCTGCTATACCGAAAAGGGCGTCGCGGTCACCAAGGCGCTGCCGTTGCCGGAACTGAGGCCCGGCCATGCGCTGGTGCGCGTGCGCGCGGCCGGCCTTTGCCATACCGATATCGACGTCCTGCACGGTCGTTACGGCGCGGGCCGCTTCCCGCTGGTTCCCTGCCATGAATATGCCGGCGTGGTCGAGGCCGTCGCGGGCGATGTCTGCGGCCTTGCCGTCGGCGCCCGCGTCGTCGTCGATCCCAATCTTCCTTGCGGAGAGTGCCCGGCCTGCCGCAAGGGGCTGACCAATCTCTGCCGTGACCTGAAGGCCTACGGCGTGACGGAGAACGGCGGTTTCGCCGAATACAGCCTGGTCAGGACCGATCACCTCTATGAGATCGGCGATCTCGATTTCAACCTCGCCGCACTCGCCGAGCCGCTCGCCTGCGTCTTGAACGGCCTTAACAGCGCCGGCCTGCGGGCGGGGCCGACAGGAACGGAAACGGCTCTGGTCTTCGGCGCCGGACCGATCGGGCTGCTGCTCGCGCTTTCCCTGAAGGCCGAGGACGTCTCGTCGGTGACGGTCGCCGATATCAACGAGGGACGTCTCGCCTTTGCCGAAAAGCTGGGGCTGGGGATAGCCGTCTCGGGTTCCCAGGCGCTCGCGGACCGCCGCCGGGCCTTCGATTTCGTCGCCGACGCGACCGGGATCGCCCGAGTCGTCGAAGGCATGATCGATTTTACCGCCGATGGCGGCACGATCCTCGTCTTCGGCGTCTGTGCGCCCGACCAGCGCGTTTCCATCGCCCCCTTCGAGATCTTCCGCCGCCAGATCCGTTTTGCCGGGTCCCATTCGCTGAACCGCAACATTTCCGAGGCGCTTGCCATCCTCAAACGGGACGAGGGCGCGATGGCTGCGCTGGTTTCCCATCGCCTGCCGCTCGGCGAGGTGTTGCCTTTCATCACCAGGAAGTCCGTCGATCCGGCAACGATGAAGGTACACTTCTCCATCGATTAA
- a CDS encoding L-iditol 2-dehydrogenase, with translation MRLKDKIALITGGARGIGLGFAEAFVKEGAKVIIADIDIDRATRSAAAIGPATKAMQLDVTDLNAIETLVETIDAEFDGIDILINNAAIFDMAPVNEISEESYDRVFSVNLKGPLFMMKAVSNVMIKRGRGGKIINMASQAGRRGEALVLLYCASKAAIISATQSAALALVKYGINVNAIAPGVVDGEHWDIVDAHFAKWEGLKPGEKKAAVAKSVPIGRFATPDDIKGLAVFLASADSDYILAQTYNVDGGNWMS, from the coding sequence ATGCGCCTGAAAGACAAAATCGCCCTGATTACCGGCGGGGCCCGCGGTATCGGACTGGGCTTCGCCGAAGCCTTCGTCAAGGAGGGTGCCAAAGTCATCATCGCCGATATCGACATTGATCGGGCGACGAGATCCGCCGCGGCGATCGGCCCTGCAACCAAGGCGATGCAGCTTGACGTTACAGACCTCAATGCGATCGAGACCCTCGTCGAGACGATCGATGCGGAGTTCGACGGCATCGACATCCTGATCAACAACGCCGCCATCTTCGACATGGCGCCCGTGAACGAGATCAGTGAGGAAAGTTATGACCGTGTCTTCTCCGTCAATCTGAAGGGACCGCTCTTCATGATGAAGGCCGTCTCGAACGTCATGATCAAGCGGGGCAGGGGCGGCAAGATCATCAACATGGCGAGCCAGGCCGGCCGTCGCGGCGAGGCGCTCGTGCTTCTTTACTGCGCTTCTAAGGCCGCCATCATCTCGGCGACGCAGTCGGCAGCACTTGCGCTGGTGAAATACGGCATCAACGTCAATGCCATTGCACCCGGCGTCGTTGACGGCGAGCATTGGGATATCGTCGATGCCCATTTCGCCAAGTGGGAGGGCCTGAAGCCCGGCGAGAAGAAGGCCGCCGTTGCCAAATCAGTTCCGATCGGCCGTTTCGCGACACCTGACGACATCAAAGGCCTGGCCGTCTTCCTGGCTTCCGCCGACAGCGATTACATTCTTGCCCAGACCTACAATGTCGATGGCGGCAACTGGATGAGTTGA
- a CDS encoding sugar kinase — protein MPSRPRTVAPETLGPTITIGEILVEIMATTVGAGFLEPQSLTGPYPSGAPAIFIDQVARLDGAAGIIASVGNDDFGRLNVERLRRDGVDVSAIAISADWPTGSAFVRYRQDGARDFVFNIARSAAGQIALTPAAETLVQRAGHVHVMGTALSIPGAREVVLYAIETVRARGGSVSLDPNLRKELLTDGDALKSFDKVLAAADLLLPSGDELFTAAGITDEASAVARLLERGIGEIVLKRGEQGASFFTHDLARVDCAAFAVDEIDPTGAGDCFGATYLTCRRKGMAPGAALLHANAAGARNVTRLGPMEGVSTLAELTAFIAETPRR, from the coding sequence ATGCCCTCACGTCCCAGGACAGTTGCGCCAGAGACGCTCGGGCCGACGATCACGATCGGCGAAATTCTGGTGGAGATCATGGCGACCACCGTCGGTGCCGGCTTCCTGGAGCCGCAATCCCTGACGGGGCCCTATCCAAGCGGCGCGCCGGCCATTTTCATTGATCAGGTTGCGCGTTTGGACGGTGCCGCCGGCATCATCGCCAGCGTCGGCAATGACGATTTCGGGCGGCTGAATGTCGAGCGTCTGCGGCGGGACGGCGTCGACGTCTCCGCTATTGCCATCAGCGCCGACTGGCCGACGGGCAGCGCTTTCGTCCGCTACCGGCAGGACGGCGCCCGCGATTTCGTCTTCAACATCGCCAGATCCGCCGCCGGTCAGATCGCCCTGACGCCGGCCGCCGAGACGCTCGTTCAGCGGGCCGGCCATGTGCATGTCATGGGAACGGCTCTTTCCATCCCCGGTGCCCGAGAGGTGGTTCTTTACGCCATTGAGACGGTGCGCGCTCGCGGCGGGTCGGTTTCCCTCGACCCCAATCTCCGTAAGGAACTGCTGACGGATGGCGACGCGCTGAAAAGCTTCGACAAGGTGCTTGCAGCGGCTGACCTATTACTGCCATCAGGCGACGAGCTTTTCACCGCCGCTGGAATAACCGACGAGGCCTCGGCTGTCGCAAGGCTGCTGGAGCGGGGTATCGGCGAAATCGTCCTGAAGCGGGGCGAGCAAGGTGCATCCTTCTTCACCCACGACCTCGCGCGCGTTGATTGCGCCGCCTTCGCTGTCGACGAGATCGATCCGACCGGTGCGGGCGACTGCTTCGGCGCAACCTATCTCACCTGCCGCCGCAAAGGCATGGCCCCCGGGGCCGCCCTTCTCCATGCCAACGCGGCCGGTGCTCGCAACGTGACCCGGCTCGGCCCGATGGAAGGCGTCTCGACCCTTGCCGAACTCACGGCTTTTATCGCCGAAACCCCGAGGAGATAG
- a CDS encoding D-tagatose-bisphosphate aldolase, class II, non-catalytic subunit, producing the protein MDRMLIRLAAARREGRPFGITSVCSAHPVVLRAAIRRAVRDGMPVLIEATCNQVNHLGGYTGMTPEDFIRFAERIATEEGLDRPQMIFGGDHLGPNPWRKERPEAALAKAEAMIEAYVRAGFSKIHLDASMGCAGEPAALDDRTIAERAARLAQVSERTAKAVGAPLPLYILGTEVPVPGGADHALEELRPTAPEAARATIAIHREIFSRAGLEDAFSRVIAFVVQPGVEFGSENVIGYRPELATELTALLDEEPQFVFEAHSTDYQTRDALTRLVKDGFPILKVGPGLTFALREAAYALDMIASEMVAGYGDRPLMAAMDALMLSAPGDWQAHYHGDETALRLQRHYSYSDRIRYYWNKPEADRAFENLLSVLRGKTIPETLLHQYLPQISAAEAGDPETMLITAVDSVLADYQSACGTMP; encoded by the coding sequence ATGGACCGGATGTTGATCCGTCTTGCCGCCGCCCGGCGTGAAGGCAGACCCTTCGGCATCACCTCTGTCTGTTCCGCCCATCCCGTCGTACTCAGGGCCGCCATCCGACGGGCGGTGCGCGATGGTATGCCGGTCCTGATCGAGGCGACCTGCAATCAGGTCAACCATCTCGGCGGCTATACCGGGATGACACCGGAAGACTTCATCCGCTTTGCCGAGCGCATCGCTACCGAGGAAGGGCTCGACCGTCCGCAGATGATCTTCGGGGGCGATCACCTCGGTCCCAATCCATGGCGCAAGGAGAGGCCGGAAGCAGCGCTCGCGAAGGCCGAGGCCATGATCGAAGCCTACGTCCGAGCGGGATTCAGCAAGATCCATCTCGATGCCTCGATGGGCTGCGCCGGCGAGCCGGCCGCACTCGACGACCGGACGATCGCCGAGCGCGCCGCACGATTGGCGCAGGTGAGCGAAAGGACGGCGAAGGCGGTCGGCGCGCCGCTGCCGCTTTATATTCTCGGCACCGAAGTTCCGGTGCCGGGCGGCGCCGACCATGCGCTGGAAGAACTTCGGCCGACCGCGCCGGAGGCCGCCCGCGCAACGATCGCCATTCATCGCGAGATCTTTTCGCGCGCGGGATTGGAAGACGCCTTTTCCCGCGTCATCGCCTTCGTCGTCCAGCCGGGCGTCGAATTCGGCAGCGAGAACGTGATCGGCTACAGACCCGAGCTCGCGACTGAATTGACCGCCCTTCTCGACGAGGAACCGCAATTTGTCTTTGAAGCGCATTCCACGGATTATCAGACGCGCGATGCGCTGACGCGGCTGGTAAAGGACGGCTTTCCGATCCTGAAGGTCGGCCCGGGCCTGACCTTTGCGTTGCGTGAGGCCGCCTATGCGCTCGATATGATCGCCTCAGAGATGGTTGCCGGTTATGGCGATAGACCGCTTATGGCCGCGATGGACGCGCTGATGCTGTCGGCACCGGGCGACTGGCAGGCCCATTATCACGGCGACGAGACGGCTTTGCGTCTGCAGCGGCACTACAGCTACAGCGATCGTATCCGCTATTACTGGAACAAGCCGGAGGCCGACCGGGCGTTCGAGAATCTGCTCAGCGTGCTGCGCGGAAAGACGATCCCGGAGACGCTACTGCATCAGTATCTGCCGCAGATTTCGGCGGCCGAAGCCGGCGATCCCGAGACCATGTTGATTACCGCAGTCGACAGTGTGCTGGCCGATTACCAGAGCGCTTGCGGCACGATGCCCTGA
- a CDS encoding SDR family NAD(P)-dependent oxidoreductase — translation MIFDRFRLNGQVALVTGGTRGIGLAIAEALGEAGAKVFISGRTRSAAAEDRLAKAGVDRDFVVADMMTDHAADRLIAEILSRAGRLDILVNNAGIAIHGDSGEFSDAIWREIMTVNVDAVFRACRAALAPMRRQGGGVILNIGSISGIVSNIPQNQVAYNASKAAVHMMTKSLASEVAAENIRVNAIAPGYIETDMSRGGIANPDWFPTWRSMTPMGRVGQPEEVAGAALFLCSAAASYVTGEVLVIDGGYTTR, via the coding sequence ATGATCTTCGACAGATTTCGCCTGAACGGACAGGTGGCGCTTGTGACCGGCGGCACGCGCGGCATCGGCCTGGCGATCGCCGAGGCACTCGGCGAGGCGGGCGCCAAAGTCTTCATCAGCGGGAGAACCCGCAGCGCGGCGGCGGAAGACCGGCTGGCCAAGGCCGGCGTCGATCGCGATTTCGTCGTCGCCGACATGATGACAGACCATGCTGCCGATAGGCTCATTGCCGAGATACTCTCACGGGCGGGTCGGCTCGATATCCTCGTCAACAATGCCGGCATCGCCATTCATGGCGACAGTGGGGAATTCTCCGATGCCATCTGGCGCGAGATCATGACTGTCAATGTCGACGCCGTTTTTCGCGCCTGCCGCGCAGCACTTGCACCGATGCGGCGCCAGGGCGGCGGCGTCATCCTCAATATCGGCTCGATCTCCGGCATCGTGTCCAACATTCCGCAGAATCAGGTCGCTTATAACGCCTCCAAAGCGGCAGTCCATATGATGACGAAGAGCCTGGCAAGCGAAGTCGCCGCCGAGAACATCCGCGTCAATGCCATTGCTCCCGGCTATATCGAGACCGATATGTCGCGCGGCGGCATCGCCAATCCGGATTGGTTCCCGACCTGGCGCAGCATGACGCCAATGGGCCGTGTCGGGCAGCCGGAGGAGGTGGCGGGTGCAGCCTTGTTCCTCTGCTCGGCCGCCGCAAGCTATGTCACCGGCGAAGTGCTGGTCATCGATGGTGGCTATACGACGCGGTAA
- a CDS encoding SDR family oxidoreductase has protein sequence MGQDLSGKVAAVTGAASGIGLECARTVLASGARVVLIDRNEEALRDVCSKLGEKAIPLVVDLLDPKSVAQMMPAILEEAGQLDIFHANAGSYIGGEVLDGDPDAWDRMLNLNINAAFRSVHAVLPHMVGRKTGDIILTSSVAGMIPVVWEPIYTASKHAVQAFVHTLRRQVAKHGLRVGAVAPGPVVTALLSDWPQEKLDEALAAGGLMEPKEVAEAVLFMLTRPRNVTIRDLVILPQSTDI, from the coding sequence ATGGGACAGGATCTGTCTGGAAAAGTCGCGGCCGTCACTGGGGCGGCGTCGGGTATCGGCCTGGAGTGCGCCAGGACCGTGCTTGCATCAGGCGCCCGCGTCGTGCTGATCGACCGCAACGAAGAGGCGTTGAGGGATGTCTGCTCGAAACTCGGCGAAAAGGCAATTCCCCTGGTCGTCGATCTCTTGGATCCAAAAAGCGTGGCGCAGATGATGCCCGCTATTCTGGAGGAAGCGGGCCAGTTGGACATTTTCCATGCCAATGCCGGCTCCTATATCGGCGGTGAAGTGCTTGACGGCGATCCCGACGCCTGGGATCGCATGCTCAACCTGAACATCAACGCCGCATTTCGCTCGGTGCATGCCGTCCTGCCGCATATGGTCGGACGCAAGACCGGCGATATCATCCTGACGAGTTCGGTCGCCGGGATGATCCCGGTGGTCTGGGAGCCGATCTATACGGCTTCCAAACACGCGGTCCAGGCCTTCGTCCACACCCTCCGGCGCCAGGTTGCCAAGCATGGTTTGCGGGTCGGCGCCGTCGCGCCAGGGCCTGTCGTGACCGCTCTTCTGAGCGATTGGCCGCAGGAGAAGCTCGACGAGGCGCTCGCCGCCGGTGGTCTGATGGAGCCGAAAGAAGTGGCCGAAGCGGTGCTCTTCATGCTGACGCGCCCACGCAACGTCACGATCCGCGACCTCGTCATTCTGCCGCAGAGCACCGACATCTGA